The following are encoded in a window of Tessaracoccus flavescens genomic DNA:
- a CDS encoding cysteine desulfurase family protein, with translation MSVYLDHAATTPMRSEAVEAFVEQATIVGNPASLHRPGQRARSALEEAREELAAAVGAHPSEVIFTSGGSEADSIAILGGWSARRADRGRVVISAVEHPAVAGAVERGAEVIPVTATGVVDVEAAAELIDERVGVVSVMAVNNETGVVQPVEAVRKLAVRAGAWMHSDAVQALGHLPVDFRQSGLDLMSLSAHKVGGPVGIGALLARRSVAPAAIGLGGGQERGVRSGTNAVALAASFARAARLAVEELEAEAARLRALKPRVEAASTAAGGRLNSAVDGAPHIVNATFDGIKADALLFLLDQRGVHASVGSACRAGVHQPSEVLLAMGRTADEAAQSLRFSLGRTTTAADIERFEEVLSLAVEQARNV, from the coding sequence ATGTCCGTCTACCTCGACCACGCAGCCACGACCCCGATGCGTTCGGAGGCTGTCGAAGCCTTCGTCGAGCAGGCGACGATCGTCGGCAACCCGGCCTCGCTGCACCGGCCGGGGCAGCGGGCGCGCTCCGCCCTCGAGGAGGCGCGAGAGGAACTCGCCGCCGCGGTCGGCGCACACCCGAGCGAGGTGATCTTCACCTCGGGCGGTTCTGAGGCCGATTCCATCGCCATCCTCGGCGGCTGGTCGGCCCGCCGCGCAGATCGGGGCCGGGTCGTGATCTCAGCCGTCGAGCATCCTGCGGTCGCGGGCGCCGTCGAGCGTGGGGCCGAGGTCATCCCCGTCACGGCGACCGGAGTGGTCGACGTCGAGGCGGCCGCGGAACTCATCGACGAGCGGGTCGGCGTCGTCTCGGTGATGGCGGTCAACAATGAGACGGGCGTCGTCCAGCCGGTCGAGGCGGTCCGCAAGCTCGCCGTCAGGGCCGGAGCCTGGATGCACAGCGACGCCGTCCAGGCGCTCGGCCACCTCCCGGTCGATTTCCGGCAGAGCGGGCTGGATCTGATGAGCCTCTCTGCGCACAAGGTCGGTGGTCCGGTCGGCATCGGGGCGCTGCTCGCCCGACGGTCGGTGGCTCCTGCCGCGATCGGTCTCGGCGGGGGACAGGAGCGCGGCGTGCGTTCGGGCACCAACGCCGTCGCGCTCGCCGCCTCCTTCGCCCGGGCCGCCAGGCTGGCCGTCGAGGAGTTGGAGGCCGAAGCCGCGCGTCTGCGCGCCCTGAAGCCACGGGTCGAGGCAGCTTCGACGGCCGCCGGTGGTCGACTCAACTCGGCGGTGGACGGCGCGCCGCACATCGTCAACGCCACCTTCGACGGGATCAAGGCGGACGCCCTGCTCTTCCTGCTCGACCAGCGCGGCGTGCACGCCTCGGTCGGGTCGGCCTGCCGGGCGGGGGTACACCAGCCGAGCGAGGTGCTGCTCGCCATGGGTCGTACGGCCGACGAGGCGGCGCAGTCGCTGCGGTTCTCGCTCGGCCGCACGACGACAGCCGCCGACATCGAGCGGTTTGAAGAAGTCCTTTCGCTCGCGGTGGAGCAGGCGCGCAACGTCTAG
- a CDS encoding MerR family transcriptional regulator, whose product MMSISVFAGSTGLSVKALRFYDERGLLRPAAVDPVTGYRSYSASQLRDARTIRVLRAAGMPLEAIGRALAEPDTIGELLRSHRARLDEERRLQDRALALALSAEQPPREPEILTRKVGATHFAAVVHEVETELADEDVEASNDEASALLGRLYRALEESGNLPVGGFWTGMPLTGSAGPFRLRLAWPVATPASVSVDGLEVVCGTLPARTEAFLQGAPDGTDQLEGLSGGPLPDPRWIALAELCEASGVEPDELRQSSTGTDENDWRVEYAVTIG is encoded by the coding sequence ATGATGAGCATCAGCGTGTTCGCCGGCTCGACCGGCCTCAGCGTCAAGGCCCTGCGCTTCTACGACGAACGTGGCCTGCTCCGACCCGCAGCGGTGGATCCGGTCACCGGGTACCGCAGCTACAGCGCGTCCCAGCTGCGCGATGCGCGCACCATCCGCGTGTTGAGGGCCGCCGGAATGCCGCTCGAGGCGATCGGGAGGGCGCTCGCCGAGCCGGACACGATCGGTGAGTTGCTGCGCTCCCATCGCGCCCGGCTCGATGAGGAGCGTCGACTGCAGGACCGTGCGTTGGCGCTCGCCCTTTCGGCGGAGCAGCCGCCGCGCGAACCCGAGATCCTGACCCGGAAGGTCGGTGCGACGCACTTCGCGGCCGTCGTGCATGAGGTGGAGACCGAGCTGGCCGACGAGGACGTCGAGGCGTCCAACGACGAGGCCAGCGCGCTGCTCGGTCGCCTCTACCGGGCGCTCGAGGAGTCGGGCAACCTTCCCGTCGGTGGCTTCTGGACGGGCATGCCGCTCACCGGGTCCGCTGGCCCCTTCCGACTCCGACTCGCCTGGCCCGTCGCGACCCCCGCGAGCGTGAGCGTCGACGGGCTGGAGGTGGTCTGCGGAACGCTGCCGGCCCGCACCGAGGCGTTCCTCCAGGGGGCGCCGGACGGGACTGACCAGCTCGAGGGACTGAGCGGTGGCCCGCTGCCCGACCCGAGGTGGATCGCGCTCGCCGAGCTCTGCGAGGCCTCAGGCGTCGAACCGGACGAGCTGCGTCAGTCCTCCACCGGCACGGACGAGAACGACTGGCGTGTCGAGTACGCGGTGACGATCGGGTGA
- the mnmA gene encoding tRNA 2-thiouridine(34) synthase MnmA, whose translation MRVLVAMSGGVDSAVAAARLVAEGHDVTGVHLALSKNPASYRSGARGCCSLEDSHDARRVADKLDIPFYVWDFAEEFHEAVVEDFISEYRAGRTPNPCLRCNEKIKFAAVLDRGIALGFDAVATGHYADLRRHGDGTVSLHRAADDAKDQSYVLGMLNQAQLSRCLFPLFDVEKPVVREEARALGFGVAKKPDSHDICFIADGDTQGFLARHLDDAPGEIVDSVGAVLGTHRGTHRYTVGQRKGLDLRVPAPTGEPRYVLSIEPVSRTVVVGSREDLAVRSFSGIRTTWTQEPVEGPWRGKAQYRAHGLAQDATIEVTDGGLTVSLDEPASGVAPGQTVVVYDGDRVVGSAVIAEAA comes from the coding sequence GTGCGGGTACTTGTCGCGATGTCGGGCGGGGTTGACTCCGCCGTCGCAGCGGCGCGCCTCGTCGCCGAGGGGCACGACGTGACCGGGGTGCATCTCGCCCTGTCGAAGAATCCCGCCTCCTACCGCTCCGGGGCCCGCGGCTGCTGCTCGCTCGAGGACTCCCACGACGCCCGGCGCGTGGCGGACAAGCTCGACATCCCGTTCTACGTCTGGGACTTCGCCGAGGAGTTCCACGAGGCCGTCGTCGAGGACTTCATCTCGGAGTACCGGGCCGGCCGCACGCCGAACCCCTGCCTGCGCTGCAACGAGAAGATCAAGTTCGCAGCCGTGCTCGACCGGGGCATCGCTCTCGGCTTCGACGCCGTCGCCACCGGCCACTACGCCGACCTCCGCCGCCACGGAGACGGGACCGTCTCCCTGCACCGCGCGGCCGACGACGCGAAGGACCAGTCCTACGTGCTCGGCATGCTGAACCAGGCGCAGCTGTCGCGCTGTCTCTTCCCCCTGTTCGACGTCGAGAAGCCGGTCGTGCGCGAGGAGGCACGCGCGCTCGGGTTCGGTGTGGCGAAGAAGCCCGACTCGCACGACATCTGTTTCATCGCGGACGGAGACACCCAGGGCTTCCTCGCCCGCCACCTCGACGACGCCCCGGGCGAGATCGTCGACTCGGTCGGTGCTGTGCTCGGCACGCACCGCGGGACCCACCGCTACACCGTCGGACAGCGCAAGGGACTCGACCTGCGCGTCCCGGCCCCCACTGGAGAGCCGCGCTACGTGCTGAGCATCGAGCCGGTCTCGCGCACCGTTGTCGTCGGTTCGCGAGAGGACCTCGCCGTGCGCAGCTTCAGTGGCATCCGCACCACCTGGACCCAGGAGCCGGTCGAGGGCCCGTGGCGTGGCAAGGCGCAGTACCGGGCGCACGGGCTCGCGCAGGACGCGACGATCGAGGTCACCGACGGCGGCCTCACCGTCTCGCTCGACGAGCCCGCCTCCGGCGTCGCGCCTGGCCAGACGGTCGTGGTCTACGACGGCGACCGCGTCGTCGGCAGCGCCGTGATCGCCGAGGCCGCCTGA